Proteins encoded within one genomic window of Candidatus Berkiella cookevillensis:
- a CDS encoding peptidoglycan DD-metalloendopeptidase family protein, with protein sequence MSLKIKKIISISVLAMLSAGCFSSKIVDPAPVYSLPIKAESVPEFHTVKEGESLYTVAWIYDLDYHKIASNNYLSSKASIYPGQKIYLKRPAPVHGARPIAQQSIEIRPVNAKPQQATIDQKPVNTSSVAKTPTPATSSTQPANQAAKPASVAINNNQKNNAQWLWPTNAKITKLFSVKEQEYNKGIDFSGNLNDPIYATKAGKVVYSGEGLRGYGKLIIIKHDELYLSAYAHNNELLVREGDEVAQGKIIARMGKTDSPHVKLHFQIRKNGQPVDPSGYLKVAAK encoded by the coding sequence ATGTCTTTAAAAATTAAAAAAATTATTTCAATTTCAGTATTGGCAATGCTAAGTGCAGGATGTTTTTCTTCTAAAATAGTCGATCCTGCCCCTGTATATTCTCTTCCTATCAAAGCAGAAAGTGTGCCAGAATTTCATACTGTAAAAGAAGGCGAAAGCTTGTATACGGTGGCATGGATTTATGATCTTGATTACCACAAAATCGCGAGCAACAATTATTTAAGCTCAAAAGCCTCGATTTATCCAGGACAAAAAATTTATCTTAAACGTCCGGCACCCGTTCATGGGGCTAGGCCAATTGCTCAACAATCTATTGAGATTAGGCCTGTTAATGCTAAACCTCAGCAAGCCACTATTGATCAAAAGCCAGTGAATACCAGTAGTGTAGCAAAAACGCCTACACCAGCTACATCATCTACCCAACCTGCAAATCAAGCAGCAAAACCTGCTTCTGTGGCTATAAATAATAATCAAAAAAATAATGCTCAATGGTTATGGCCAACAAATGCTAAAATTACTAAACTCTTTTCAGTGAAAGAGCAAGAGTACAATAAGGGTATAGATTTTTCTGGAAATTTAAATGATCCTATTTATGCAACAAAAGCAGGTAAAGTTGTGTATAGTGGAGAAGGTTTGAGAGGATATGGTAAATTGATCATCATTAAACATGATGAGTTATATTTGTCTGCTTACGCGCATAATAATGAACTACTTGTTCGTGAAGGAGATGAAGTTGCTCAAGGCAAGATCATTGCTAGAATGGGCAAAACAGACAGCCCTCATGTAAAATTGCATTTCCAGATTCGGAAAAATGGTCAGCCGGTTGATCCTTCTGGTTATTTAAAAGTAGCAGCTAAATGA
- the pdxH gene encoding pyridoxamine 5'-phosphate oxidase, with translation MNLSELRREYGSLTLDEEDARKHNGNPISLFEAWLAFAISKGVEDATAFVLATIDAQQRPDTRIVLLKEIKNNGFVFFTHYTSKKAEQIHQKNNVAMNFYWPALARQVRVRGSIQKTSRLDAEHYFSSRPLESQISTCISNQSSIIENRNMLEMRFQEYMQEMNSRHNTLSCPLEWGGYIIKPVEIEFFQGRDRRLHDRLLFSLEHNAWNVCRLAP, from the coding sequence ATGAATTTATCTGAGCTAAGACGAGAGTATGGATCTTTAACTTTAGATGAAGAAGATGCGCGTAAACACAATGGTAACCCTATCTCTTTATTTGAGGCTTGGCTAGCCTTTGCTATTTCTAAAGGTGTTGAAGATGCAACGGCTTTTGTATTGGCAACCATTGATGCGCAACAGAGGCCTGATACAAGAATTGTATTATTAAAAGAAATTAAAAATAATGGCTTTGTTTTTTTTACGCATTATACGAGTAAAAAAGCGGAGCAAATCCATCAAAAGAATAACGTTGCAATGAATTTTTATTGGCCCGCACTGGCCAGGCAAGTCAGAGTGCGTGGCAGTATCCAGAAAACATCAAGACTCGATGCAGAGCATTATTTTTCAAGTCGCCCACTAGAAAGTCAAATTAGCACATGTATTTCAAATCAAAGCAGTATTATAGAAAACAGAAATATGCTTGAAATGCGTTTTCAAGAATATATGCAAGAAATGAATAGTCGTCATAATACATTGTCTTGTCCATTAGAATGGGGGGGCTATATCATAAAGCCCGTTGAGATCGAGTTTTTCCAAGGCCGAGATCGACGTTTGCACGATAGGCTTCTTTTTTCGCTTGAGCATAATGCTTGGAATGTTTGTCGTTTA
- a CDS encoding PP2C family protein-serine/threonine phosphatase, translating into MKFSSYQITHIGKRKSNQDRYAHVETAQWACYVVADGLGGHYKGEVAAGSVCDSIVVAAPLFADSILVDPIKGMTQFLNAAIKQAQSSVIAKYNKIDTQTTLALAWINKKNLVTAHIGDSRIYLLNKKDVLWRTPDHTQVQILFEKGLISEAEIADHPLQNQLLNAINMFDAPDPDIFVHPPIETDETVLLCTDGFWGLCPTQDLMAIAKSNGTLSKKLNGLVEKYISLAVDECDNITAQVVRLKA; encoded by the coding sequence ATGAAATTTAGCAGCTATCAAATAACACATATTGGTAAGCGGAAATCTAATCAAGATCGATATGCTCACGTCGAAACAGCACAGTGGGCATGTTATGTTGTGGCGGATGGCTTAGGTGGACATTATAAAGGTGAAGTAGCTGCAGGCAGTGTGTGCGATAGTATTGTTGTTGCTGCACCTTTGTTTGCAGATAGCATTTTGGTTGATCCCATCAAAGGTATGACGCAGTTTTTAAATGCTGCCATCAAACAGGCGCAAAGCTCTGTCATTGCAAAATACAATAAAATTGATACTCAAACAACACTGGCTCTTGCTTGGATAAATAAAAAAAATTTAGTGACGGCGCATATTGGTGATTCCCGAATTTATTTACTTAATAAGAAAGATGTTTTGTGGCGTACGCCCGATCATACGCAAGTACAGATTTTGTTTGAAAAAGGGCTAATATCAGAAGCGGAGATCGCAGATCACCCTTTACAAAATCAACTATTAAACGCTATTAATATGTTTGATGCGCCCGATCCTGATATTTTTGTGCATCCTCCCATAGAGACAGATGAGACCGTGCTACTCTGTACTGATGGATTTTGGGGATTGTGTCCGACGCAGGATTTAATGGCCATTGCAAAAAGCAACGGCACTTTATCAAAGAAGCTTAATGGCCTTGTCGAAAAGTACATTTCTTTAGCAGTTGATGAATGTGACAATATTACCGCTCAGGTAGTAAGGCTCAAAGCATAA
- a CDS encoding DUF2608 domain-containing protein: protein MPKPSTLTLVSKSDNAQILESACFKDGQYFIEKWLSKGKSVAALFDIDNTIISYRHTLGTDQWFAFDFNKFINQGLSTQQAKSNTLVNYLNIIKKIHPEDIYVVEEDTPEIIREIQALGIDVLALTSRGSYLLEETVEQLARFGIDFNQGSYKDVNQKLSQSEEGIFYNGMILSAGQHKGECLFSCLQKVPECIVMWDDSLLNLQRVQASIDAYNQSKLSEDKAFTPVKFVGIRYSKLDALIQNVKPEVVELQRKYNDRILSDEHAKYIIKAERKKTRQHCVDIEYRGQENKIYLSVNKFKIYKILKDIMPDIEKYQILGTVKEFFGKQRLAWRFEFTSKVFQPLFHKLSQHGLILQDQFDVLQAVFSEPKKTLMTTYHLRARRMLSCDKVEREAQPLDADATTDIKIDTQSKIRL, encoded by the coding sequence ATGCCAAAACCTAGTACATTGACGCTTGTATCCAAATCAGACAATGCACAAATCCTGGAAAGCGCTTGTTTTAAGGATGGGCAATATTTTATTGAGAAATGGCTCAGTAAAGGCAAAAGTGTTGCTGCATTATTTGATATAGATAATACCATTATCAGTTACAGGCATACACTGGGTACAGATCAGTGGTTTGCTTTTGATTTTAATAAATTCATAAACCAAGGTTTATCTACTCAACAGGCTAAAAGTAATACTTTAGTGAATTATTTAAATATTATTAAAAAAATTCATCCAGAAGATATCTATGTTGTAGAAGAGGATACGCCTGAGATTATTCGAGAAATCCAAGCGCTTGGGATAGACGTTTTGGCACTCACGAGTCGTGGCAGTTATTTATTAGAGGAAACCGTAGAACAACTTGCTCGATTTGGGATAGATTTCAATCAAGGTTCATATAAAGACGTCAATCAAAAATTAAGCCAAAGCGAAGAAGGTATTTTTTACAATGGAATGATTTTATCTGCTGGTCAACATAAAGGCGAGTGTTTATTTTCTTGTTTGCAAAAGGTTCCAGAATGTATTGTTATGTGGGATGATAGTTTGCTCAATCTCCAAAGAGTACAAGCTTCTATTGATGCGTACAATCAATCAAAACTATCTGAAGACAAAGCATTTACACCTGTTAAGTTTGTGGGTATTCGATATAGTAAATTGGATGCGTTGATTCAAAATGTGAAGCCAGAAGTTGTGGAGCTGCAGCGAAAATATAATGATCGCATTCTATCGGATGAGCATGCAAAATATATTATCAAAGCAGAGCGCAAAAAGACACGCCAACATTGTGTTGACATTGAATATCGGGGACAAGAAAATAAAATCTATTTATCCGTCAATAAATTTAAGATTTATAAAATCTTAAAAGATATAATGCCTGATATTGAGAAATATCAGATTTTAGGCACTGTAAAAGAGTTTTTCGGCAAACAGAGATTAGCTTGGCGTTTTGAGTTTACAAGCAAAGTGTTTCAGCCCTTGTTTCATAAACTTAGCCAGCATGGATTGATTTTGCAAGATCAATTTGATGTACTCCAAGCTGTCTTTTCTGAACCTAAAAAAACATTGATGACTACCTATCATTTACGTGCTAGGAGAATGTTATCCTGCGACAAAGTTGAGAGAGAGGCTCAACCACTCGATGCAGATGCTACAACAGATATTAAAATAGATACTCAATCGAAGATTCGATTATAA
- a CDS encoding S1C family serine protease codes for MPKTKKNHKRNGQPPIFSSDVSSDEEVFVLSDIENESESSELELSPSEDNSDIHNHGDIDNYSKSVFKVMVKTKDYDYDNPWHPPIQNSHSGSGFAVSYLGQTFLVTNAHVASKIGRMEVRLSDDSEEYKAEALLIENDCDLAIIKVDSPEFTAQIKALELGDMLKMQQKLTVHGFPIGGEELCITEGKVSRIEVGTYVQAGTNLLQAQVSAEINPGNSGGPAISGGKVVGVAFQGDSRGDGLGFIIPTPIIEHLLKEALDLKNYKGFPDLNFKYQILKNDNLRAHFGLAEKEAGIRVKSVPKLSAARNILKPNDIILAIDGHKVKNDGTIETDFNKRLNLDYLISSHFIGDAVKIDLLRNNERISVDILLQNRFQTTKKVQHRYEEAPTYFFISGIALCPLTDNLLEDSNVGENLFKYAAKEKRKPGQEVVIIKSILACDHNQGYEHHEEEVVKRINGKRISNMREAIEATESHTGKNHLIETYNGHVIAVPNLSQHAHKRILKDFDIRQDRSKDLKKDPVYKPGCPEARSFLPSFSLSKAKAHVVDEKSESHHLSLKKRMRA; via the coding sequence ATGCCTAAAACGAAAAAAAATCACAAACGAAATGGACAGCCTCCTATATTCTCAAGTGATGTTTCATCCGATGAAGAAGTTTTTGTGCTAAGCGACATTGAAAATGAATCTGAAAGCTCCGAGTTAGAACTATCACCCTCTGAAGACAACTCAGATATCCACAACCATGGAGATATAGATAATTATTCTAAATCTGTTTTTAAAGTAATGGTCAAAACCAAAGATTATGATTATGACAACCCATGGCATCCCCCCATACAAAATAGTCATTCCGGCTCAGGTTTTGCTGTTTCCTATCTCGGTCAAACATTCTTAGTCACGAATGCACATGTGGCAAGCAAAATAGGTCGAATGGAAGTAAGGTTATCAGATGATTCTGAAGAATATAAAGCAGAAGCACTTCTCATTGAAAATGACTGTGATTTAGCAATCATTAAAGTAGACTCTCCAGAATTTACGGCACAAATCAAAGCTTTAGAATTAGGCGATATGCTTAAAATGCAGCAAAAACTAACCGTACATGGCTTTCCAATAGGCGGTGAAGAATTGTGCATTACGGAAGGAAAGGTATCACGTATTGAAGTAGGCACCTATGTTCAAGCAGGCACTAATTTGCTGCAAGCACAGGTAAGCGCTGAAATCAATCCTGGTAATAGCGGAGGGCCTGCAATCAGTGGCGGCAAAGTAGTAGGCGTTGCATTTCAAGGTGACTCAAGGGGCGATGGCTTAGGTTTCATTATCCCAACACCAATCATTGAGCATTTATTAAAAGAGGCCTTAGATTTAAAAAATTACAAAGGTTTTCCTGATTTAAATTTCAAATATCAAATACTTAAAAATGATAACCTCAGAGCACATTTTGGTCTTGCCGAGAAAGAAGCAGGCATCAGAGTCAAATCTGTCCCCAAATTATCGGCGGCTCGCAACATTTTGAAGCCAAATGACATTATTCTTGCCATTGATGGTCATAAAGTTAAAAATGATGGGACAATAGAAACTGATTTTAACAAAAGATTAAATTTGGATTATTTAATTTCAAGTCATTTTATTGGTGACGCAGTTAAAATTGATTTATTACGCAACAACGAACGCATCTCAGTTGATATTCTGTTACAAAATAGATTCCAAACAACCAAAAAAGTACAACATCGCTATGAAGAAGCCCCCACCTATTTTTTTATATCTGGTATTGCACTCTGCCCTCTTACCGATAACCTATTAGAAGATTCAAATGTAGGCGAAAATCTATTTAAATATGCGGCAAAAGAAAAAAGAAAGCCAGGTCAAGAAGTGGTTATCATTAAATCTATTCTTGCTTGCGATCATAATCAAGGCTATGAACACCATGAGGAAGAAGTTGTTAAAAGAATCAATGGAAAACGCATTTCTAATATGAGAGAAGCCATTGAAGCAACAGAATCTCATACAGGGAAAAATCATCTGATTGAAACCTATAATGGTCATGTGATTGCTGTACCAAACCTCTCACAGCATGCACATAAGCGTATACTCAAAGATTTTGATATCCGTCAAGATCGCTCTAAAGACCTTAAGAAAGATCCTGTCTACAAGCCAGGCTGCCCTGAAGCCAGAAGCTTTCTACCCAGCTTTAGCTTAAGCAAAGCAAAAGCTCATGTTGTAGATGAAAAATCTGAGTCTCATCATTTGTCTCTTAAGAAACGTATGAGAGCTTAG
- a CDS encoding aminotransferase class I/II-fold pyridoxal phosphate-dependent enzyme, translating into MLKFTNTIRKKIHAFNQYCLKLPSIEIEQASKKQKLKLVKDNWMLVSGEGLSSSALKYSVLDVIKADVGSSGFLAPKKVIKKLQSIDEGDLVEYSGNHVPDTLTKRLQRYCQEEDIIAKNSKISSDVLTDNSADTHMKYSIIGNGTHNLITVLFSTLIKQPGDVIVVTDPTYGLLLNGITNVGGNYKAFPLEKEDEFKPSPQKLKTFITEINDKLRTKFIVDLEINAQLLQTFISAQAKNELANLFTSLKRTLIEENTQASDEVVSQINKFVAANITSQKQFSKLFLEQYSLKNCPRVRGFLSINPQTPAGSVLEQNEINKIADAIKDIDDLTIIDDLTHKDIMLSNKKAGSFSASSASNKTVSLLSFSKSFGLAGVRAGVGIGPQSLIKPMTERIFDQQSMISTYAITALESVMDLKKSKRDKYLSENNEIYIFRRNLVDAIVHGIKSIKDKTLRKKIRTKVNTLENFKKSLKDFLLEGIKGLSLVNNPDGGFFVQLDFSQFKGKYLGTTQLNQSLHFHQAFDYLTDVHTIPNELNFHFNTPSLRFALTMTEAEICEALLRIKGILNLLSDHPKEMLKEKPAQTKTKIQSITKVPTIATNTKAHDAESKPKSKDKKESASMRTRSESQAFLINFNRKKNETTIQTKAKTKALSVEKHKKEELPIAQRKEKRKKATYSVFRTR; encoded by the coding sequence ATGTTGAAGTTTACAAACACTATTCGCAAAAAAATTCACGCCTTTAATCAATATTGCCTTAAATTACCGAGCATCGAGATTGAGCAAGCCTCCAAAAAGCAAAAGCTTAAGCTGGTCAAAGACAATTGGATGCTGGTTTCTGGCGAGGGATTGTCTAGCTCAGCGCTGAAGTATAGTGTTTTAGACGTCATTAAGGCAGATGTAGGCTCAAGTGGTTTTTTAGCACCTAAAAAAGTTATAAAAAAACTTCAGAGTATTGATGAAGGCGATCTTGTTGAATATAGCGGAAATCATGTCCCAGACACCCTGACCAAACGCTTACAGCGTTACTGCCAAGAAGAAGATATTATTGCTAAAAACAGTAAAATTTCTTCTGATGTTCTCACTGATAACAGTGCAGATACGCACATGAAATATTCTATCATTGGCAATGGCACACATAACCTTATTACTGTGTTATTCTCAACGCTGATAAAGCAGCCTGGCGACGTGATTGTTGTCACAGATCCAACCTATGGACTGTTGTTGAATGGCATTACTAATGTCGGCGGAAACTATAAAGCTTTTCCTTTGGAAAAAGAGGATGAATTTAAGCCATCTCCGCAAAAGCTTAAAACTTTTATTACAGAAATAAATGATAAGCTCAGAACTAAATTTATAGTAGATTTAGAAATAAATGCACAGCTATTACAAACATTTATTTCAGCTCAGGCAAAAAACGAACTGGCAAATTTATTTACATCCTTAAAAAGGACACTCATAGAAGAAAATACTCAAGCAAGTGACGAAGTAGTCTCTCAAATAAATAAATTTGTTGCAGCAAATATCACCTCCCAAAAACAATTTTCAAAACTTTTTCTCGAGCAGTATTCATTAAAAAACTGCCCTAGAGTACGTGGTTTTTTGAGCATCAATCCACAAACGCCTGCGGGTTCAGTCTTAGAGCAAAACGAAATTAATAAAATCGCAGATGCCATAAAAGATATTGATGATTTAACCATCATCGACGATTTAACGCATAAAGATATTATGTTAAGCAACAAAAAAGCAGGTTCTTTTTCTGCTTCTAGCGCATCTAATAAAACTGTTTCCCTGCTTAGTTTCTCTAAGAGTTTTGGATTAGCTGGCGTGCGTGCGGGTGTCGGAATTGGCCCTCAATCACTCATAAAGCCTATGACAGAGCGTATTTTTGATCAACAATCAATGATATCAACCTATGCCATTACTGCGCTTGAGTCTGTCATGGATCTCAAGAAATCTAAACGAGATAAGTATCTTAGTGAAAACAATGAAATATATATTTTTCGTAGAAATTTAGTCGATGCAATTGTGCATGGCATTAAGAGCATTAAAGATAAAACGCTGCGAAAAAAGATTAGAACCAAGGTTAATACTCTTGAAAATTTCAAAAAATCTTTAAAAGATTTTTTATTAGAAGGCATTAAGGGTTTAAGCTTGGTGAATAATCCCGATGGAGGCTTCTTTGTTCAATTAGATTTTAGTCAATTCAAAGGCAAGTACTTAGGCACAACACAATTAAATCAAAGTTTACATTTTCACCAAGCTTTTGATTATTTAACAGATGTGCATACCATACCTAATGAGTTGAATTTTCACTTCAACACACCTTCCTTACGCTTTGCGCTTACAATGACAGAAGCAGAAATCTGCGAGGCACTCTTAAGAATTAAAGGTATCTTAAATCTCTTAAGCGATCACCCCAAAGAGATGTTAAAAGAAAAGCCAGCACAAACCAAAACAAAAATTCAATCAATTACTAAAGTACCAACGATCGCCACCAATACCAAGGCTCACGACGCAGAATCGAAGCCAAAGTCTAAAGATAAAAAAGAAAGCGCAAGTATGCGAACACGCTCGGAATCCCAAGCATTTCTTATCAATTTCAACAGAAAGAAAAATGAAACAACAATACAAACAAAAGCAAAAACCAAGGCTTTAAGTGTTGAAAAGCACAAAAAAGAAGAGTTACCGATTGCACAAAGAAAAGAAAAGCGAAAAAAAGCTACTTATAGCGTATTTCGAACAAGGTAA
- a CDS encoding histidine phosphatase family protein has product MKNKIFFIFSLLLLWQPAAQALQERHLIIIHHAEGEHSIVGVAHSNPKHPDYQDSRLTAKGKEQARNTAERLVLHGFDNRNIAAVFVSPLPSAQETAEIISDFGIFPREKIITDDRLIEAQAGDLEGEALEGHIKDTWHVSQEEVKKYDLETNFQVRTRMMQLYDQAQKQYSEGHIVFITHGTPAMELLQDIIQIEVRLNPSEAYVLPLVARKSQNTTSNIVATFESAEQMG; this is encoded by the coding sequence ATGAAAAATAAAATATTTTTTATTTTTTCGCTTTTGTTGTTATGGCAACCCGCTGCGCAAGCACTACAAGAACGCCACTTAATTATTATTCATCATGCCGAAGGCGAACACAGTATTGTTGGTGTTGCGCACTCAAACCCTAAACACCCAGACTATCAAGATTCGCGTTTAACCGCAAAGGGGAAAGAACAGGCTCGTAATACAGCTGAACGACTGGTATTACATGGCTTTGATAACCGAAATATTGCAGCGGTCTTTGTCTCCCCTTTGCCCAGTGCTCAGGAGACTGCTGAAATTATTTCAGATTTTGGGATATTTCCACGTGAGAAAATAATTACAGACGATAGATTAATAGAAGCACAAGCAGGTGATTTAGAAGGCGAAGCCTTAGAAGGTCATATCAAAGATACTTGGCATGTTTCACAAGAAGAGGTCAAAAAATATGATTTAGAAACAAACTTTCAAGTTCGCACACGTATGATGCAGTTGTATGATCAGGCACAAAAACAATATTCTGAGGGGCATATTGTTTTTATTACGCATGGAACACCTGCGATGGAGCTTTTACAAGATATTATTCAGATTGAAGTAAGGCTGAACCCTTCAGAAGCTTATGTTTTACCTCTTGTCGCACGAAAATCCCAAAATACTACTTCGAACATTGTAGCTACTTTTGAATCTGCTGAACAAATGGGGTAG
- a CDS encoding PaaI family thioesterase — protein sequence MFIPSQSLQDQFAPHNACFGCGPSNLKGLQIKSYVDDERVVAVWQGQPFHEAFPGMLNGGIIGALLDCHSNWTAAYHLMKRSNLEKPPCTVTAYFNVTLKRPTPSDKEIQLIAKIQEISENSAIVVAELNFDNKLCASCTGKFVAVSEGHPAFHRW from the coding sequence ATGTTTATTCCTTCTCAAAGTTTGCAAGATCAGTTCGCGCCGCATAATGCATGTTTTGGCTGTGGGCCATCAAATCTAAAGGGCTTACAAATAAAAAGTTATGTTGACGATGAGCGCGTCGTTGCTGTATGGCAAGGCCAGCCATTTCATGAAGCTTTTCCCGGTATGTTGAATGGAGGCATTATCGGTGCATTGCTTGATTGTCATTCCAATTGGACTGCTGCTTATCATTTAATGAAGCGCTCTAATCTAGAGAAACCGCCTTGCACCGTCACCGCTTATTTTAACGTCACATTGAAGCGCCCTACGCCCAGCGATAAAGAAATACAATTAATCGCGAAAATTCAAGAAATATCAGAAAATTCAGCAATTGTTGTTGCGGAACTGAATTTTGATAATAAACTTTGTGCAAGTTGTACAGGGAAGTTTGTGGCGGTGAGTGAAGGGCATCCTGCATTTCATCGCTGGTAA
- a CDS encoding sigma-70 family RNA polymerase sigma factor: MKAENAYVHDPSVQKYINSIKKINTLNAEQEKEIIKKAQQGDKKAKNILINAHLKLVVSIARRYQRRGLALSDLIEEGNMGLIYAVDKFNIEVGVRFASYATWWIRQSIERALMNQTRLIRVPIYFIKKYSKFLRLKNEIAFQKKPRQSPEEIAEYLNMSVESADKVINFEQQDISLDSFAKPNQTPLWDLLYDEQNLDPVDAISQKHNHLLLEGLLKHLSAQELEVLEKRFGIHGYEHMSLAEIGKELNLTRERVRQIQNKALQHLHKDCKLNGFDLRGL; the protein is encoded by the coding sequence ATGAAAGCTGAAAATGCATACGTTCATGATCCGTCTGTTCAAAAATATATCAATTCGATCAAAAAAATTAATACTCTCAATGCAGAACAAGAAAAAGAAATCATAAAAAAAGCGCAACAAGGTGATAAAAAGGCTAAAAATATACTGATTAACGCACACTTAAAATTGGTTGTTAGCATTGCGAGAAGATATCAAAGACGCGGATTAGCCTTAAGTGATCTCATAGAAGAAGGCAATATGGGGCTTATATATGCTGTTGATAAATTTAATATAGAAGTAGGCGTACGATTTGCAAGTTATGCTACCTGGTGGATTAGACAAAGCATTGAAAGAGCACTGATGAATCAAACACGTTTGATTCGAGTGCCCATTTATTTTATTAAGAAATATAGTAAATTTTTAAGACTCAAAAATGAAATTGCTTTTCAAAAGAAACCTCGGCAATCGCCTGAAGAAATAGCGGAATATTTAAATATGAGTGTCGAGTCTGCTGATAAAGTGATAAATTTTGAGCAACAAGATATATCACTAGATTCTTTTGCAAAGCCAAATCAAACACCATTGTGGGATCTTTTATATGATGAACAGAATTTGGATCCTGTTGATGCAATTTCTCAAAAACATAACCATCTCTTGCTTGAAGGATTGCTAAAACATTTATCCGCGCAAGAGCTTGAAGTCCTTGAAAAGCGCTTCGGTATACATGGCTATGAGCATATGTCACTTGCAGAGATTGGCAAAGAATTAAATCTCACACGAGAGCGAGTAAGGCAAATTCAAAATAAAGCACTGCAACATTTGCACAAAGACTGTAAGTTAAATGGCTTTGATCTAAGGGGCTTATAA
- a CDS encoding HU family DNA-binding protein yields MATKKKGTTKARKTSTTKKATAKAKTATKTVKSRTTSKAKASKAKATKSTKKATSASSTAKIVKLPTNVVAQKQSKAQIFTDISECTGLSKADVKNVFAALRNLVERHLKGKGSGQFSIPELGVKIRRVSKKATKARKGRNPFTGEEITIPAKPARKAVRATVLKTLKEVV; encoded by the coding sequence ATGGCAACGAAGAAGAAAGGGACAACAAAAGCTCGCAAAACTTCAACAACGAAGAAAGCGACAGCTAAAGCTAAGACAGCTACTAAGACAGTAAAGTCTAGAACAACTTCAAAAGCAAAAGCGTCAAAAGCGAAAGCAACGAAGTCCACAAAGAAAGCAACCTCAGCAAGCAGCACAGCTAAAATAGTGAAGCTTCCTACTAATGTTGTTGCGCAAAAACAATCTAAAGCTCAAATCTTCACCGATATCTCTGAATGCACAGGTTTGTCAAAAGCAGATGTCAAAAATGTATTTGCTGCACTTAGAAATCTTGTAGAAAGACATTTAAAAGGTAAAGGCTCAGGTCAATTTAGCATTCCTGAATTAGGTGTTAAAATCCGCAGAGTGTCTAAGAAAGCGACCAAAGCTAGAAAAGGCAGAAACCCATTCACGGGTGAAGAAATCACCATTCCAGCTAAACCAGCTCGTAAAGCTGTAAGAGCTACAGTGCTCAAAACCTTAAAAGAGGTTGTTTAG